One window of the Microcoleus sp. AS-A8 genome contains the following:
- a CDS encoding serine/threonine protein kinase: MTNLILGQRYEVQQQLGKQPGRQTLLARDLQTEELVVIKLLSLGNDFEWQHLKLFEREAETLKALSHPAIPRYLDYLEVDSPNNKGFALVQSYVAGKTLEQHLKAGRTFSDSEVKELATALLKILHYLHEYDPPVIHRDIKPSNILLTNRSGNSVGQVYLVDFGSVQTIAAQEGGTITVVGTYGYMPPEQFGGRTTPASDLYSLGATLIYLITGRHPTELPQKDGRIQFQQVANLEATFRDWLEWMTEPSLNRRLTSAREALQALQNPRIRNENLGRIVRKPPDSEVILTKTADFLEILFPPKEFGFFDVALLALVTPFLLFWVQILWVNITSESMIFLIFACSFFVLVWGGFFASLFVPTRFRVEREKISFFKDFWGLKWQRSHPLPKQESYQIESTQEYLITNLKGENVWLSTRLTIRVGERSYELARKGQLTEEEIKWLNDELIEWLRLPRTKKNAI, translated from the coding sequence ATGACCAATCTGATATTGGGACAGCGCTACGAAGTACAGCAACAACTGGGAAAACAACCTGGACGACAAACGCTTCTAGCCCGTGACTTGCAAACTGAAGAACTGGTAGTAATCAAACTGCTGTCTTTGGGTAATGACTTTGAATGGCAGCACCTGAAGCTATTTGAGCGGGAAGCCGAAACTTTAAAAGCACTTTCCCATCCGGCAATTCCTCGCTACCTCGACTATTTAGAGGTCGATTCACCCAACAATAAGGGATTTGCTTTAGTCCAGAGCTATGTGGCAGGAAAAACTCTAGAGCAACATCTCAAAGCAGGGCGTACTTTTAGTGACAGCGAAGTTAAAGAATTAGCCACAGCCTTGTTAAAAATCCTCCATTACCTCCATGAATATGATCCGCCTGTCATCCACCGAGATATCAAGCCCAGCAATATTTTATTAACCAATCGCTCTGGTAATAGTGTGGGTCAAGTCTATTTAGTCGATTTCGGCTCTGTTCAAACGATTGCAGCCCAAGAAGGGGGAACCATTACTGTTGTCGGAACTTACGGGTATATGCCACCGGAACAATTTGGTGGACGTACTACTCCAGCTTCTGACCTCTACAGTTTAGGTGCAACCTTAATTTATCTAATCACGGGTCGTCATCCTACTGAACTTCCCCAAAAAGATGGACGAATTCAATTTCAGCAGGTTGCCAATCTTGAGGCTACTTTTAGGGATTGGTTAGAGTGGATGACCGAACCGAGTTTGAATCGACGCCTAACCTCTGCGAGGGAGGCACTGCAAGCTCTACAAAATCCTCGAATTAGGAATGAAAATCTCGGTCGAATTGTCAGGAAACCGCCAGATAGTGAGGTGATTTTAACCAAAACGGCTGATTTTTTGGAAATTTTATTTCCACCCAAAGAATTTGGTTTTTTTGATGTCGCTTTACTTGCGTTGGTAACTCCATTTTTATTGTTTTGGGTACAAATTCTGTGGGTAAACATTACCTCTGAATCTATGATTTTTTTGATTTTCGCTTGTAGTTTTTTTGTTCTCGTTTGGGGCGGGTTTTTTGCGAGTTTATTCGTGCCAACTCGATTCAGAGTCGAACGAGAGAAAATATCTTTTTTTAAAGATTTTTGGGGCTTAAAATGGCAGCGATCGCATCCGTTGCCGAAACAAGAGAGCTATCAGATAGAATCCACCCAAGAATATCTGATAACTAATCTGAAAGGTGAAAATGTATGGCTTAGCACGCGGTTAACGATTCGCGTTGGAGAGCGGTCATATGAGCTGGCGAGGAAAGGCCAGTTGACTGAGGAAGAAATCAAATGGTTAAATGATGAATTGATCGAATGGTTAAGATTGCCGAGAACAAAAAAGAACGCAATATGA
- a CDS encoding sterol desaturase family protein translates to MHSPLPIILGSLLLFGILEVLYPFYTYKQGWTDRIGPNLAIAIFNSVVTKIPFGLLLNWIWQQKMWPGLFHYIPWPGVVALLSILVLDSYRYAWHCMAHFWPIGWRFHRVHHSDLAMNITTAYRFQLLEVMASYVPMALLIGLFGIRPEYFFIYEAMFVADQLFQHSNWALSPKIDRILTYLIVTPNYHRIHHSQIVKETDSNFGSLLTIWDRLFGTYRYCSDTKKIDIGLIEYPEPLSIKDMFILPFKK, encoded by the coding sequence ATGCACAGTCCTCTTCCGATAATTCTGGGCAGCCTGTTACTCTTTGGGATTTTAGAAGTCTTATATCCTTTTTACACATACAAGCAGGGTTGGACGGATAGAATTGGGCCAAATTTGGCGATCGCCATTTTCAATTCTGTCGTCACCAAGATCCCTTTTGGCTTACTCTTAAACTGGATTTGGCAGCAAAAGATGTGGCCTGGACTCTTTCACTATATTCCTTGGCCTGGGGTCGTTGCTTTACTCTCCATACTGGTACTCGACTCCTACCGTTATGCGTGGCATTGCATGGCGCACTTTTGGCCCATCGGCTGGCGCTTTCACCGAGTGCATCATTCGGATCTAGCCATGAACATTACGACGGCTTATCGATTTCAGCTGCTCGAGGTGATGGCATCCTACGTACCCATGGCACTCTTAATTGGCTTGTTTGGCATCAGGCCGGAATATTTCTTTATCTATGAAGCCATGTTTGTTGCTGACCAATTGTTTCAACACAGCAACTGGGCACTTTCACCAAAAATTGACCGCATCCTCACGTATTTGATTGTGACTCCCAACTACCATCGCATCCATCATTCACAAATCGTCAAGGAGACAGACTCCAACTTTGGCAGTTTACTGACGATTTGGGATCGGTTGTTTGGCACTTATCGGTATTGCAGCGACACCAAAAAGATCGACATCGGTTTAATCGAATATCCCGAACCCCTCAGTATCAAGGATATGTTTATTTTGCCGTTTAAAAAATAA
- a CDS encoding rhodanese-like domain-containing protein, which yields MLDARAHLKNFIPQGSPVGKLTQLPVVGNRLLQTQVSQMSVQQLQQRIAQNPSNFLLIDVRHQSEQNIARLPGDWFLVPYPLIKAGAGVARIQKLLQEKRQANPGQEIQILVLCKAGIRSAHSVLRLQQAGIKAINITGGIHAWNKYIDPSLPLYDIKDIPEFQSSLAKKRSPQQRWLSGCGVALALSAVGAVGAVRYNSDLLRPLMQAGVPLAAASDLPIVGYAIQEASEPVMNVQQLKKLLNSKDQKNYLIVDVRTTQEYELSHIPGSVSLPLQELEQGKGIKEIKSQLKDRQLIAYCTSGKRSARALVLLHQAGVIGTKVQGGIEAWTKEIDPSLATH from the coding sequence ATGCTCGACGCCCGCGCCCATCTAAAAAATTTCATCCCTCAAGGCAGTCCCGTCGGCAAACTCACCCAACTTCCCGTCGTCGGCAATCGCTTGTTGCAAACGCAAGTCTCTCAGATGAGCGTCCAACAACTCCAACAACGAATCGCGCAAAATCCCAGCAATTTCCTGCTGATTGACGTGCGCCATCAGAGTGAACAAAACATTGCTCGCTTACCGGGAGATTGGTTCCTTGTTCCCTATCCACTGATTAAAGCTGGTGCAGGAGTGGCGAGAATCCAAAAACTGCTGCAAGAAAAACGTCAAGCGAACCCAGGTCAAGAGATTCAAATTTTGGTCTTGTGCAAAGCTGGGATTCGCTCTGCTCATAGCGTCCTCCGCCTACAACAAGCTGGCATCAAAGCCATCAATATTACCGGTGGCATCCATGCCTGGAACAAATACATCGACCCCAGCTTGCCCCTGTACGACATCAAAGACATCCCAGAATTTCAGTCTAGTTTGGCGAAAAAGCGCTCACCACAGCAACGCTGGTTATCCGGTTGTGGTGTCGCCCTAGCTCTCTCCGCCGTGGGTGCAGTAGGAGCGGTACGTTACAACTCCGACTTACTGCGACCCCTAATGCAAGCCGGTGTACCTTTAGCCGCCGCCTCAGACCTCCCCATTGTTGGCTATGCGATTCAAGAAGCCTCTGAGCCAGTGATGAATGTACAGCAACTCAAGAAACTACTCAACAGCAAAGACCAGAAGAACTACTTGATTGTTGATGTACGCACCACTCAGGAGTACGAACTGTCTCACATCCCCGGTTCCGTCTCGCTTCCCCTGCAAGAACTGGAGCAAGGCAAAGGCATTAAGGAAATTAAGTCTCAGCTCAAGGATCGTCAACTCATTGCCTACTGTACTTCTGGTAAACGCTCCGCCCGTGCCCTAGTATTACTACATCAGGCAGGGGTTATCGGCACCAAAGTCCAAGGTGGCATCGAAGCTTGGACAAAAGAAATTGACCCCTCGCTGGCAACCCACTAG
- a CDS encoding tellurite resistance TerB family protein yields the protein MSLFDKLSSARQQSHTTLGPAEAFAAIALIAVAADGYAADAEEELLMITLSRMQLFRSYPADVLQRMLDRLLSILQRQGAEILLAAALASLPHDLQETVFAVTADIVLADGEVTEEEEEFLNELYHVLEIPEETAIKIIDVMLIKNRG from the coding sequence ATGAGTCTGTTCGACAAACTCTCTAGTGCGCGTCAACAAAGCCACACCACATTAGGGCCAGCCGAAGCCTTTGCGGCGATCGCCCTGATTGCCGTTGCTGCCGATGGTTACGCGGCTGATGCAGAAGAGGAATTGCTCATGATTACTTTATCTCGGATGCAACTATTCAGGAGCTATCCAGCCGATGTGTTGCAAAGAATGCTTGATCGACTTCTGAGTATTCTCCAACGCCAAGGCGCTGAAATCCTGCTAGCTGCGGCGCTAGCCTCGCTACCTCATGACTTGCAAGAAACAGTTTTTGCTGTAACGGCGGATATTGTCTTAGCCGATGGCGAAGTGACAGAAGAGGAAGAAGAATTTTTGAATGAGCTTTATCACGTCTTGGAGATACCAGAAGAAACAGCTATCAAGATTATTGATGTTATGTTGATAAAAAATCGAGGATAG
- the egtD gene encoding L-histidine N(alpha)-methyltransferase, whose protein sequence is MSQADHQPHSVQAKRLQLQYLVNLCAASDAEPQVGSDVIQGLTQTPKTLPPQYFYDDRGSVLFEQICELPEYYPTRTEAAILRQYAREIARMTGACELVELGSGSSTKTRLLLDAYAAHSYPLRYVPIDVSAGILESSARQLLADYPSLQVQGLVGTYELALQQLAPTLLPARMIVFLGSTLGNFNPQECDVFFSQIQAALKVGEYFLLGVDLQKPKSLLEDAYNDSQGVTAQFNLNILEHLNQRFAGNFDTQRFEHWAFYNEELHQIEMHLRCLAAHTVRLESLDLTLNFAAGETIMTEISRKFDLDGIQQELQAKGLKPLKVWTDSKQWFGLILCQL, encoded by the coding sequence ATGAGCCAAGCTGACCATCAGCCTCACTCTGTACAAGCGAAACGCTTACAACTCCAATACTTAGTCAATCTCTGCGCTGCCTCAGACGCAGAACCCCAGGTCGGTAGCGATGTGATCCAAGGGTTAACGCAGACTCCCAAAACTCTACCACCCCAATATTTCTATGATGATCGTGGCTCTGTTCTGTTTGAGCAGATTTGTGAGTTACCCGAATATTACCCAACGCGCACAGAAGCTGCGATTTTACGCCAATATGCTCGTGAAATTGCCCGGATGACAGGTGCTTGTGAACTGGTGGAACTCGGTAGTGGTAGTTCCACGAAAACCCGTCTTTTGTTAGATGCTTACGCGGCTCATAGCTACCCATTACGCTATGTACCCATTGATGTCAGTGCCGGAATCTTAGAAAGCAGTGCGAGGCAGTTACTGGCGGATTATCCCTCACTTCAGGTTCAGGGTTTAGTCGGCACTTATGAGTTGGCATTACAACAGCTAGCACCTACTTTGTTGCCTGCGCGGATGATTGTGTTCTTAGGCAGTACGCTGGGCAATTTCAATCCCCAGGAGTGTGATGTCTTTTTCTCACAGATTCAAGCGGCGCTTAAAGTGGGCGAGTATTTCCTACTCGGCGTAGACCTGCAAAAACCAAAATCATTGCTGGAAGACGCTTACAACGACAGCCAAGGCGTAACGGCTCAATTTAATCTCAATATACTGGAGCATCTGAATCAGCGTTTTGCCGGGAATTTTGATACTCAGCGGTTTGAACATTGGGCTTTTTACAATGAGGAACTCCATCAGATTGAGATGCATTTGCGGTGTTTGGCAGCGCATACTGTGCGGTTAGAGTCGCTTGACCTCACCCTTAATTTTGCAGCAGGGGAAACGATCATGACGGAAATTTCCCGCAAGTTTGACCTAGATGGTATACAACAAGAACTTCAGGCCAAGGGTTTAAAACCCCTCAAGGTTTGGACTGACTCGAAACAGTGGTTTGGCTTGATCCTCTGTCAGCTTTAA
- a CDS encoding response regulator: MAVKEISPVTPLSLFTASKQIQFLTTLKRIRFSGKLVLSEPEGQQWQFFLHLGRIMYATGGTHPVRRWQRNLALYCPQSPTLRLTLERDLAKIDTSSVPLCWQYQLLSLWTQQQKITSQQAAHIIHAAIAEVLFDVAQARRATYQIQAYNSFSTPLALIDVEQAIGEVEEQWQVWRNDRVADYSPNLAPIIKQPEQLRKHTSPSTYQSLTQLLDGKHTLRDLAVHLKRDVLQLTRSFFPYIQSGLMELVSIPDLPTPVGGRVSETPSTPVAHSGGLVACVDDSPLICQTMEKLLLAAGYRYISVTDGMRAIATLLARKPDVIFLDLVMPNTNGYEICSQLRKLACFQDTPIIILTGNDGLVDRVRAKLVGASDFLSKPIDADIVLNTIRKHLKQRAIRH; the protein is encoded by the coding sequence ATGGCTGTTAAAGAAATTTCTCCTGTTACGCCTCTGAGTCTGTTTACAGCATCCAAGCAAATTCAATTTCTCACCACCTTGAAGCGAATTCGGTTTAGCGGCAAACTGGTGTTATCTGAACCCGAAGGACAGCAATGGCAGTTTTTTCTCCATCTAGGGCGCATTATGTATGCGACGGGTGGAACTCATCCGGTGAGACGATGGCAAAGGAATTTAGCCCTATACTGTCCTCAGAGTCCAACTTTGCGCTTAACCCTAGAGCGCGATTTAGCGAAAATCGATACGAGCAGCGTCCCCCTGTGCTGGCAATATCAGCTATTATCCTTATGGACTCAGCAGCAAAAAATCACTTCTCAACAAGCCGCGCACATCATTCACGCCGCGATCGCAGAAGTCCTTTTTGATGTAGCGCAGGCAAGGCGTGCAACTTATCAAATCCAAGCCTATAACTCCTTCTCAACACCACTCGCTTTGATAGATGTAGAACAGGCGATCGGAGAAGTTGAGGAGCAGTGGCAGGTTTGGCGGAACGATCGCGTTGCGGATTATTCTCCTAACTTGGCACCCATCATCAAGCAACCCGAACAACTCCGGAAACACACATCACCGTCAACTTACCAAAGCCTGACTCAGCTATTAGACGGAAAACATACTCTCCGCGACTTAGCGGTGCACCTAAAACGGGATGTGTTGCAACTCACCCGTTCCTTTTTCCCATACATTCAATCGGGGTTGATGGAATTGGTTAGCATTCCCGATTTACCGACTCCAGTGGGTGGAAGAGTTTCTGAAACACCCTCCACCCCTGTCGCCCACAGCGGAGGGCTGGTTGCTTGCGTCGATGACAGCCCGTTAATTTGTCAAACCATGGAAAAACTGCTTCTGGCAGCGGGGTATCGGTATATCAGCGTAACCGATGGGATGCGTGCGATCGCAACCTTACTCGCTCGTAAGCCAGATGTCATCTTTTTAGATTTAGTTATGCCGAATACCAACGGCTATGAAATTTGCAGCCAATTACGCAAGCTGGCTTGTTTCCAGGATACCCCGATTATCATCTTGACTGGCAATGACGGGCTAGTCGATCGAGTTCGAGCCAAACTCGTTGGAGCCTCAGATTTTCTGAGTAAACCTATCGATGCAGATATCGTACTAAACACAATTCGCAAGCATTTAAAGCAGAGGGCAATCCGTCATTAG
- a CDS encoding response regulator: MTTALVVEDSRTDMQVIISCLQQGGLNVVTADSGEEAIVKINSHQPDVIVLDVVLPGRSGYELCRDLKAEAKTRTIPVIICSTKAGEMDKFWGMKQGADAYLAKPVDQEELVRTVKQLIKR, from the coding sequence ATGACTACTGCTCTAGTTGTTGAAGATTCCAGAACTGACATGCAAGTTATCATCAGCTGTTTGCAACAGGGAGGTTTGAATGTCGTAACGGCTGACAGTGGTGAAGAAGCTATCGTCAAAATTAATAGCCATCAACCTGATGTCATCGTTCTTGATGTTGTACTACCCGGTCGCAGTGGATATGAACTCTGCCGCGACCTCAAAGCTGAAGCCAAGACCCGTACAATTCCAGTCATTATCTGCTCAACCAAAGCGGGTGAAATGGATAAATTTTGGGGAATGAAACAGGGAGCAGATGCTTACCTTGCTAAGCCAGTGGACCAAGAGGAACTGGTACGTACTGTGAAACAGCTCATCAAACGATAA
- a CDS encoding chemotaxis protein CheW has translation MSNSLSVRNFFSIPVANQFIESVPSSRASEQFLRFHLLPDTTALLPIQQLTEVLTIPKAQIVPIFQMPAWVMGAYNWRGEVLWMVDLGHLVGLTPWHQQANITSAHTAIVLQAPTKDSTATNPKYEMLGLVVNRVEDIEWCNPDWIQSPPSSTVTPELVPFLRGYWLKSNGEMLVVIDGKAIMLSMPKQ, from the coding sequence ATGTCCAACTCTTTATCAGTCCGCAATTTCTTTTCCATACCTGTAGCGAACCAATTTATCGAATCGGTCCCTTCATCAAGGGCAAGCGAACAGTTTTTGCGATTTCATCTTTTGCCCGATACGACAGCCCTTTTACCGATTCAACAACTGACTGAGGTACTGACGATTCCTAAAGCTCAAATTGTACCCATTTTTCAGATGCCAGCTTGGGTTATGGGGGCTTACAACTGGCGGGGTGAAGTTCTCTGGATGGTTGATTTAGGTCACTTAGTCGGACTCACCCCCTGGCACCAACAAGCGAATATTACTTCAGCTCATACAGCAATTGTGCTCCAGGCTCCTACTAAAGACTCAACCGCTACCAATCCGAAATATGAGATGTTAGGGTTAGTCGTCAATCGTGTTGAAGATATCGAGTGGTGCAATCCAGATTGGATTCAATCGCCGCCTTCCTCGACAGTAACTCCTGAACTTGTGCCCTTTTTGCGAGGGTATTGGCTGAAATCGAATGGTGAAATGTTAGTTGTCATCGATGGGAAAGCCATTATGCTATCGATGCCCAAACAATAG
- a CDS encoding methyl-accepting chemotaxis protein, whose product MTQLSPKPGSNHKANHNGRGSSFKSNHPEERNSAIYYSPSTRQLQSQLDSNTLQQPLLEMPPIPLPPKYVRPRWDWGKWFSNSLRVKTTAIAILIGTIPVISVGTVSYFTTTQQVRQQVLQKEQFDMSDMKDKLFYFIKERAGDAETLANIPSFRNPQVRELLKREDKEEALNRFASTYNMYDSIAVFDLKGNLIAQSKSEPLPNHWDRDYFQQVLKTDKLFITEPRRSETGEGVYIFMANPIKDEVTNQTIAIVRTRIPIKQLQEVFNINTERGQKFFVVDAAGKIATADNEQLIGKKVQEVFPTLLTKITRKDLEQQEVKNIVGTGLDEQTPQEQVLTYSLAHRLRPLYGLDWSYVLARSAEKAFVAEKQLLWTLLLGTASATLAVGAIAALIANRATRPIVEAAKAVEKIGQGQLDTRVDVSGQDELAILGGNINDMAGQLEVFTREQTLAAEQALLVAKVTGSRAENSKDLEDLFKDMIEETRQILNVDRVLIYRFNPDFSGYITAESVAAGFPRAFNNKAESFYLSELREGTDPEDLVIAIDNIAEANLQADHLQLLERWRVKSKLEVPILHEGQPYGMLIAHHCKAAYEWQESEVGFLKQLAAQMGLSLDRVLLLEQTEKLAEEQRDLKEGLQKRALELLMEVDPISKGDLTIRARVTADEIGTIADSYNATVGNLRKIVTQVQHASSQVAQTTSTSEVSVRDLSAEALRQAEKIATALKRSQDMAQSVQIVANSAKQAEVAVQQAQDTVQEGDTAMNRTVDGILAIRDTVAETAKKVKHLGESSQKISTVVNLISTFAAQTNLLALNASIEAARAGEEGRGFAVVADEVRSLAQQSAEATIEIEKLVAAIQGETNEVVAAMEAGTEQVVMGTKLVDETRQSLNKIATASSQINKLVEEIAQATVVQSQASEAVTETMTDVAAIAQKTSSGASLVSESFKELLAVAQSLQEDVGQFRVS is encoded by the coding sequence ATGACACAACTTTCTCCCAAACCCGGCTCTAATCACAAAGCTAATCATAATGGTCGAGGTTCATCCTTTAAAAGTAATCATCCTGAAGAGCGAAATTCTGCAATTTATTATTCCCCTTCTACTCGTCAGTTACAGTCCCAGTTAGATTCCAATACCCTCCAACAACCTCTGCTAGAAATGCCGCCCATCCCTCTACCACCAAAATACGTTCGTCCACGGTGGGACTGGGGCAAGTGGTTCTCGAACAGTTTGCGCGTCAAAACCACAGCAATCGCCATCTTGATCGGTACAATTCCCGTGATATCGGTTGGAACAGTTTCCTATTTCACAACCACTCAGCAGGTGCGGCAGCAAGTTCTTCAAAAAGAACAATTTGATATGAGTGACATGAAAGACAAGCTCTTTTATTTCATCAAAGAGCGTGCGGGTGACGCTGAAACGCTTGCAAACATACCTAGCTTCAGAAACCCTCAAGTGAGAGAGTTACTCAAGCGCGAGGACAAGGAGGAAGCCCTTAATCGGTTTGCCAGCACTTACAACATGTACGATAGCATTGCTGTGTTCGATCTCAAGGGTAACCTGATTGCCCAGTCTAAGAGCGAACCCCTGCCCAATCACTGGGACCGAGATTATTTCCAGCAGGTGCTGAAAACGGATAAGCTGTTCATTACCGAACCCCGACGATCCGAAACTGGTGAGGGTGTTTATATTTTCATGGCGAATCCGATCAAGGATGAAGTCACCAACCAAACAATCGCCATTGTCCGTACCCGCATTCCGATTAAACAACTCCAAGAGGTATTTAACATCAATACCGAGCGGGGGCAGAAATTTTTCGTGGTTGATGCTGCTGGCAAGATTGCCACAGCGGATAACGAGCAACTTATTGGTAAAAAAGTCCAAGAAGTATTTCCCACCCTGTTAACCAAAATCACGCGAAAAGACCTCGAACAGCAGGAGGTGAAGAATATAGTCGGGACGGGTTTGGATGAGCAAACCCCACAGGAGCAGGTTCTAACTTACTCCCTGGCTCACCGCCTCAGACCGTTGTATGGTCTTGACTGGTCTTACGTGCTGGCTCGTTCCGCAGAGAAAGCGTTTGTCGCTGAGAAACAGTTACTCTGGACTCTGTTGTTGGGGACAGCTTCTGCAACCTTAGCGGTGGGTGCGATCGCGGCTTTGATTGCTAACCGAGCAACACGCCCCATTGTGGAAGCGGCTAAAGCGGTGGAAAAAATTGGTCAAGGGCAACTCGATACCCGTGTGGATGTGAGTGGACAAGACGAGCTAGCGATCTTAGGCGGTAACATCAATGACATGGCAGGTCAGTTAGAAGTGTTCACACGAGAACAAACCTTGGCTGCTGAGCAAGCCCTGTTGGTTGCCAAAGTCACCGGTTCGCGGGCGGAGAACTCCAAAGATTTGGAAGACTTGTTTAAGGACATGATCGAAGAAACCCGGCAAATCCTGAATGTGGATCGGGTGCTCATCTACCGCTTCAACCCGGACTTCAGTGGGTATATTACCGCTGAATCAGTGGCGGCTGGTTTTCCTCGCGCCTTCAATAACAAAGCGGAAAGCTTTTATCTTTCCGAACTGCGGGAAGGAACTGACCCAGAGGACTTGGTCATCGCCATTGATAACATTGCTGAAGCCAATCTTCAAGCTGACCATTTGCAGTTATTGGAACGCTGGCGCGTTAAGTCCAAACTAGAGGTGCCCATTCTCCATGAAGGTCAGCCCTATGGTATGTTAATTGCCCATCACTGCAAGGCAGCCTACGAATGGCAAGAGTCTGAAGTCGGCTTCCTGAAGCAGTTAGCGGCTCAGATGGGATTGTCCTTAGACCGAGTCCTCCTGTTAGAACAGACAGAAAAATTAGCTGAAGAGCAGCGCGACCTGAAAGAAGGACTGCAAAAACGGGCGTTGGAACTGCTAATGGAAGTAGACCCGATTAGTAAAGGAGACCTAACGATTCGGGCACGGGTGACGGCGGATGAAATTGGAACCATCGCGGACTCTTACAACGCCACGGTGGGTAACTTGCGGAAAATTGTTACCCAGGTGCAACATGCCAGTAGCCAAGTGGCCCAAACCACCAGCACCAGCGAAGTTTCGGTTCGAGACCTATCCGCAGAAGCCTTGCGACAAGCTGAGAAAATTGCCACTGCCTTGAAGCGATCGCAAGATATGGCTCAATCGGTGCAAATCGTGGCTAACAGTGCTAAACAAGCTGAAGTCGCTGTGCAACAAGCCCAAGATACGGTGCAGGAAGGGGACACGGCGATGAACCGAACGGTTGATGGTATTCTTGCCATCCGCGATACAGTAGCAGAAACAGCAAAAAAAGTCAAGCACTTGGGTGAATCGTCGCAAAAGATTTCCACCGTCGTTAACCTGATTAGTACCTTTGCCGCTCAAACCAACTTGCTAGCGCTTAACGCTTCAATTGAGGCCGCACGGGCTGGGGAAGAAGGACGAGGGTTTGCGGTGGTTGCCGATGAAGTGCGATCGCTAGCCCAGCAATCAGCAGAAGCGACGATTGAAATCGAAAAACTCGTCGCCGCCATTCAAGGGGAAACCAACGAAGTGGTTGCAGCCATGGAAGCAGGGACGGAGCAGGTGGTGATGGGAACCAAACTGGTGGATGAAACCCGCCAGAGCCTGAACAAAATTGCCACAGCGAGTAGCCAGATCAACAAATTGGTTGAGGAGATTGCCCAAGCCACGGTTGTTCAATCCCAAGCGTCTGAAGCGGTGACTGAAACCATGACTGACGTGGCAGCGATCGCCCAAAAAACCTCATCTGGCGCATCCCTGGTATCAGAATCCTTTAAGGAACTGCTGGCAGTTGCCCAATCACTGCAAGAGGATGTGGGTCAGTTCAGAGTCAGTTAG